One Hevea brasiliensis isolate MT/VB/25A 57/8 chromosome 5, ASM3005281v1, whole genome shotgun sequence genomic region harbors:
- the LOC110659750 gene encoding zinc finger protein GAI-ASSOCIATED FACTOR 1, whose amino-acid sequence MSNITGEGGSFSSGNTTAVGEVEVQQQELIINHFNTIASSTTATNTTDGSTTQQHQPSTVKKKRNLPGNPDPSAEVIALSPNALLATNRFICEICNKGFQRDQNLQLHRRGHNLPWKLRQRTSTEIRKRVYVCPELSCVHHNPARALGDLTGIKKHFCRKHGEKKWKCDKCSKKYAVQSDWKAHTKTCGTKEYKCDCGTIFSRRDSFITHRAFCDALTEENNKANQGLAPNMERNLHGQVPNLISMPINNNQDQSTIISNFNNIDAKIQLPLPHELMPMPPKPSGTIFSSSTTSLFGGARSMSNCSSSLQLSANSSTIFEGIGHLSAGSASMSATALLQKAAQMGATASSADLNCPVTHKSFVTSMTPSTFGPMQTSNDQSQVTAGGNGGFLNQFFNANVGVENSAANDVDIFSGVLDQTSALFKNMEQENSNDKSLFHGVNSNPGLSASSRRANPRGLTRFNGDVMTVDFLGVGVSRQSNLHEHQKQEIEFRGIGHPRIRQGLGHFEQTALEKAMWDV is encoded by the exons aTGTCAAATATCACAGGTGAAGGTGGGAGCTTCTCTTCTGGGAATACTACTGCTGTTGGTGAAGTAGAAGTTCAACAACAAGAGCTGATTATTAATCACTTTAACACCATAGCTTCAAGCACTACTGCAACTAATACTACTGATGGCTCCACTACTCAACAACATCAACCTTCAACAGTTAAGAAGAAGAGAAACTTACCAGGAAATCCAG ACCCTAGTGCAGAAGTTATTGCTTTATCACCAAATGCCCTCTTGGCTACAAACAGATTTATCTGTGAAATCTGCAATAAAGGTTTCCAAAGAGATCAAAATCTCCAGTTGCATCGACGAGGCCATAACCTACCGTGGAAGCTTAGGCAAAGAACAAGCACAGAAATCAGGAAAAGGGTTTATGTTTGCCCAGAACTTTCATGTGTTCATCACAATCCAGCTCGTGCATTAGGTGATCTTACAGGAATCAAGAAGCATTTTTGTAGAAAACACGGAGAAAAGAAATGGAAATGTGATAAATGCTCTAAGAAATATGCAGTGCAATCAGATTGGAAAGCTCATACAAAGACCTGTGGTACCAAGGAGTATAAATGTGATTGTGGCACCATCTTCTCCAG AAGGGATAGCTTCATCACTCACAGAGCTTTCTGTGATGCCCTAACAGAAGAAAATAACAAAGCAAACCAAGGATTAGCGCCCAATATGGAACGAAACTTGCATGGCCAAGTCCCCAACCTCATATCTATGCCTATTAACAACAATCAAGACCAGTCTACCATAATATCCAACTTTAACAATATAGACGCCAAAATCCAATTGCCCCTACCCCATGAACTCATGCCAATGCCACCAAAACCCTCAGGAACCATATTTTCAAGCAGCACTACAAGCCTTTTTGGTGGTGCAAGAAGCATGTCAAATTGTTCCTCATCCCTTCAGTTAAGTGCAAATTCTTCAACAATCTTTGAAGGAATTGGGCATCTATCTGCTGGCTCAGCTTCAATGTCTGCCACTGCATTGCTGCAAAAAGCAGCTCAAATGGGTGCAACTGCAAGTAGTGCTGACCTGAACTGTCCAGTGACTCACAAGAGCTTTGTTACTAGCATGACACCCTCAACATTTGGTCCAATGCAGACCTCAAATGACCAGTCTCAAGTGACAGCAGGAGGCAATGGAGGATTTCTCAACCAGTTTTTCAATGCAAATGTTGGGGTTGAGAACTCAGCTGCAAACGATGTGGATATTTTTAGTGGGGTTTTGGACCAAACTAGTGCATTATTCAAAAATATGGAGCAGGAAAATAGCAATGATAAGAGCCTTTTTCATGGTGTAAATTCAAATCCTGGTTTAAGTGCCTCTTCGAGGAGAGCTAATCCACGTGGGTTAACGAGGTTTAATGGGGACGTGATGACTGTTGATTTCTTAGGAGTAGGAGTATCAAGACAAAGTAATCTCCATGAGCACCAGAAACAGGAAATAGAGTTTAGAGGAATTGGTCATCCAAGAATTCGTCAAGGTCTGGGTCACTTCGAGCAAACAGCTTTGGAGAAAGCCATGTGGGATGTCTGA